The Cloacibacillus sp. An23 genomic interval CCGAACTGCCGAAGCTCATCGAACAGATAAACGAAATAAAACTCGGACAGGAGACGAAATAAATGACGGCTGAAAATCCTTACCTTCTTCTCACCCCGGGGCCGCTCTCGACCACGCCCGCCGTGCGCGAGGCGATGCTGCGCGACTGGTGTACGTGGGACGCGGACTACAATAATCTGGTCGAAGGCATGAGGCGCGACCTAGTCGCCCTCGCCGTCCCGGACGAAGCCAAACGCGCGGAATACACCGCAGTCCCGATGCAGGGCAGCGGGACTTACGGCGTCGAGTCCGTCATAGGCACTGTAGTGCCCTCCGACGGGCGCATACTCGTCATAGCCAACGGCGCGTACGGCAGGCGCGCGGCGCAGATAGCGCGCACTCTGCGCATAAACACCGCCGAACTCTCATACCGTGAGACGGAGCGCCCCGACGCTGCGGAAACGGCGGAATTTCTCGACGAAAACCCCGACGTGACGCACGTCCTTATGATCCACTGCGAGACGACGACGGGCATCTTGAACGACATCGAAAGCGTAGCGCATGAAGTCAAGCGCCGCGGCAGAATATTCATCGTAGACGCGATGAGCAGCTTCGGCGGGATCCCGATAGACATGGACGGCCTAGGCATAGACTTCATGATAAGCAGCGCCAACAAGTGCATACAGGGCGTGCCCGGATTCTCCTTCGTCATAGCGCGCCGCGCCGGGCTCGAAAAATGCGCGGGCCGCGCGCGCTCCGTATCGCTCGACCTCTACGACCAGTGGAAAGTCATGGAAGAGGGACACGGGAAATGGCGCTTCACCTCGCCGACCCACGTCGTCCGCGCCTTCATCGAAGCGCTCATGGAGCTGCAGGAAGAGGGCGGCGTCGAGGCGCGCCACAAACGCTACGCGGAAAACCAGCGCCGCCTCGCCGAAGGCATGGCCGCGCTCGGCTTCCGCCCGCTGCTTAGTAAAGAAGTCCAGTCCCCGATAATCACGTCGTTCCTCTACCCCGATAAAACATTCGACTTCAAAGACTTCTACGAATTCATGAAAGGCGAGGGCTACGTCCTCTACCCCGGAAAAATCTCCGAAGCCGACACCTTCCGCGTCGGCAACATCGGCGACGTCCACATGAAGGACATAGAGGGAGTTCTGGCTGCGGCGGCGAAGTACGTGAAGAAGTAACAGAAGCTCACGCTTTTGCCGGACGTTACGCGCGGCGCGGCGGCTTCCGCAGAGGAGCCGCGCGCCGCCGCTTCGTATCCGCAGGCCGCCGCGCGCGGAATTTTTTCAGGCACCTACCCCGCGCCGTAAGTCCGTGAAAAATTACGCGTTCACAAATTTTTCAGAAAAGTCAATGACCTTTTCTTTGTGAAGCTCTCTTATTTCCTATGAAAAACTCTTTTGTTTTCGGACATAAATGTTAAAATAGCAAATTGGGTTATGGGTTGTTTTTGTTGATGGAGAGTAATGACTCCTATGACTTTTTTTTGCTAAAGGAGGAGCGTTTTTATGAAGCTTCCGACATTCTGGGGCGGCATCCACCCGCCGCAGAACAAAGTTTTGACCGCGGACGAGAAGATAGAGCAGTATCTTCCGAAAGGCGAGCTCGTCTTCCCGATGCCGCAGAACATCGGCGCGCCGTGCGCGCCGGTCGTCGCCAAGGGCGACCGCGTGCTCGTCGGCACGCGGCTCGGCAACAACGACGCCTTCGTATCCGCGCCTATACTTTCGAGCGTTTCCGGTACTGTGAAGGATGTGACGCTGCGCATGACGACGCCGGGGACTTTTGAGAACTGCGTCGTCGTCGAGAACGACGGCAAGTACGAAAAGGCGCCGGAGTGGCAGCCGCTGCCCGACTATGAGAACATCGACCCGAAGGAATATCTGAAGCGCATCCGCGACGCCGGGATAGTCGGATTCGGCGGCGCTACGTTCCCGACCGCCGTCAAGCTGTCGCCGCCGCCGGATAAGAAGATAAAATGGCTCATCGTCAACGGCGTAGAGTGCGAGCCCTATCTCAACTGCGACAACCGCCTGATGCTGGAATCGCCCGACGAGGTGGTGAACGGGCTGAAGCTCGTCCTCCGTCTCTTCCCCGAGGCTCAGGGCGTAATCGCGATAGAGAACAACAAGCCCGAAGCCGTCAAGACGATGGAAGAGGCGGTCAAGCGCCTCGGAGCCTCCGGCATAACTGTGCAGCCGCTCGCCGTAAAGTACCCGCAGGGCGCTGAAAAAATGCTCATCGAGGCTCTGACGGGGCAGGAGTACGTCGTCACGGCTCTGCCGGCCGACGTCGGCTGCATAATCCTCAACGTCCGCACTACGCAGCAGATTTACCGCGCGATAGCGCTCGGCGAACCCGCAGTGACGCGCGTCGTGACCGTGACGGGAGACGCGGTCGCCCATCCGAAGAACATCTCCGTTCCGCTCGGCACCTCAGTGCGCGAACTGGTAGAACTCTGCGGCGGCTTCAAGGAGCAGCCGGTCAAGATACTCTCCGGCGGCCCGATGATGGGCGTTTCGATGCGTTCCATCGACGTCCCAGTCGTCAAAGGCACGTCCGGAATCCTCGCGCTCACGGCGAAGTCCGCGATGCTGAAGCCGATAACGGCCTGCCTGCACTGCGGAAAATGCGTTGAGGCATGCCCGATGGGGCTCGTCCCGACCGTTCTTGAACCGCTCGTTGCGGCGCGTATGTATAAGCGCTTCGAGGAAGAGGGCGGCATGAACTGCATAGAATGCGGAAGCTGCACCTACGTGTGCCCGGCGCACCGCCCGCTTACGCAGGGCTGCCGCGACGGAAAGGCCTCCGTTATGGCGATGCGCAGAAAGGCGGCTGCTAAGTAATGGAACGTCTGCTGGTAGTATCAAGCTCGCCGCACATCCACTCCCCGCTCGACACTCAGAAGGTCATGGGATGGGTGCTCGCGGCCCTCGCCCCCGCCGGTCTCGCCGGCGTCTATTTCTTCGGCGTCCGCGCCGCCGCCGTCATGGCGGTATGCGTCGCCTCCTGCGTAATCTTCGAGTACCTCTGGGAAAAATGCCTTAAAAAGCCCAGCACGGTCAACGACCTCTCGGCCGCAGTCACCGGGCTGCTGCTCGCATACAACCTGCCGCCGACCATTCCGTTCTGGATGGCGGTCTTAGGCAGCCTCTTTGCGATGGTCGTCGTCAAGCACCTCTTCGGCGGCCTCGGATGCAACATCGTGAACCCCGCGCTCGCGGCGCGCGCGATGATGCTCACAAGCTGGCCCGTTCCTATGACTACGTGGACGATAGACGGCGTATCCGGACCGACGCCGCTCGCGCTCATCAAGATGGGCGCGACCGACCAGCTCCCGCCGCTTCAGGATCTTTTCATAGGACACGTCGGCGGCTGCATAGGCGAGACCTCGGCTCTCGCGCTGCTCATAGGCTTCGGAATACTTCTCTATAAAGACATAATCAAATGGCACATCCCGGTCGTCTACGTAGCGACCGTCGCCGTGCTGAGCGTGGCCTTTCAGCGCCCGGTCACGCCGCTTTACGAGATACTCTCGGGTGGCCTCCTGCTCGGAGCCATATTCATGGCGACCGACTACGTCACGACGCCGGTAACGCGCCGCGGACAGATAATATTCGCGGTAGGCTGCGGCGTCCTAGCGACGCTCATACGCACATGGGGCGGCTATCCCGAGGGCGTGTCGTACTCGATTCTGATAATGAACCTCGTCGTCCCGCTCATCGACAGGGCGACGAAGCCGCATATCTTCGGTGAGGTGAAAAAACATGCCTAAGATAGCGAAGTACGGACTGATACTATTCGTCATAACCGCGGTCACGGGGCTCATCCTCGGCGGCGTCTACACAATGACGCTCGAACCAATCCGCCAGGTGCAGGCGCAGGAAAAGAACGAGGCGCTCGCATCGACGCTGCCCGGCGCGACGGAGTTCAAACAGCTTGAGATAAAAGACGGCTATCCGATGATAACCGAAATTTACGAAGGCAGCGCCAACGGAGAGGTCAAGGGGTACAACTTCACCGTCACGCCCAAGGGCTACGCAGGCCTCGTCACCACAGTCGTCGGCATAAACAACGAAGGACGCGTCATGGACATCAAGATACTGAGCCACAGCGAAACGCCGGGCCTCGGCGCGAAAGCCGTGGAGCCGGCCTTCGCGGGACAGTTCAAGGAAAAACTGGCGAAGAGGCTCACCGTCACCAAGACCCCGCCCGAGTCCGACGACCAGATACAGGCCATCTCCGGCGCGACGATCACATCGTCTGCGGTCGTGAGCGGCGTCAACACGGCGCTTTCGTACTGGCGCGCGAACTTCTCAGGAGAGGGCGCGCAGGGAGAGCCGGAACAGGCGGACGGCGTGTCCGGCGCTTCGGCTTCCGTCAATAAAGGGGAGGAATAAGACTAATGATAAATCCTCTTAAAATAATCAAAAACGGCATACTGACCGAAAACCCGACCTTCGTCCTCGTTCTCGGCATGTGCCCGACGATAGCGGTAACCACGAGCGCCATCAACGGCATAGGCATGGGCCTCGCCGCGACGGCGGTCCTCATGGGCTCCAACATGGCGATATCCGCGATAAGGAAATGCATCCCGGACGAGATACGCATACCGGCCTTCATAGTCGTCATTGCGGGCTTCGTCACGGTCGTGCAGCTCCTCATATCGGCCTACGCGCCTGCGCTCAACAGGTCCCTCGGAATATTCATCCCGCTCATAGTCGTCAACTGCATAATACTCGCGCGAGCGGAGGCCTTCGCCTATAAAAAC includes:
- the phnW gene encoding 2-aminoethylphosphonate--pyruvate transaminase, which produces MTAENPYLLLTPGPLSTTPAVREAMLRDWCTWDADYNNLVEGMRRDLVALAVPDEAKRAEYTAVPMQGSGTYGVESVIGTVVPSDGRILVIANGAYGRRAAQIARTLRINTAELSYRETERPDAAETAEFLDENPDVTHVLMIHCETTTGILNDIESVAHEVKRRGRIFIVDAMSSFGGIPIDMDGLGIDFMISSANKCIQGVPGFSFVIARRAGLEKCAGRARSVSLDLYDQWKVMEEGHGKWRFTSPTHVVRAFIEALMELQEEGGVEARHKRYAENQRRLAEGMAALGFRPLLSKEVQSPIITSFLYPDKTFDFKDFYEFMKGEGYVLYPGKISEADTFRVGNIGDVHMKDIEGVLAAAAKYVKK
- the rsxC gene encoding electron transport complex subunit RsxC; translated protein: MKLPTFWGGIHPPQNKVLTADEKIEQYLPKGELVFPMPQNIGAPCAPVVAKGDRVLVGTRLGNNDAFVSAPILSSVSGTVKDVTLRMTTPGTFENCVVVENDGKYEKAPEWQPLPDYENIDPKEYLKRIRDAGIVGFGGATFPTAVKLSPPPDKKIKWLIVNGVECEPYLNCDNRLMLESPDEVVNGLKLVLRLFPEAQGVIAIENNKPEAVKTMEEAVKRLGASGITVQPLAVKYPQGAEKMLIEALTGQEYVVTALPADVGCIILNVRTTQQIYRAIALGEPAVTRVVTVTGDAVAHPKNISVPLGTSVRELVELCGGFKEQPVKILSGGPMMGVSMRSIDVPVVKGTSGILALTAKSAMLKPITACLHCGKCVEACPMGLVPTVLEPLVAARMYKRFEEEGGMNCIECGSCTYVCPAHRPLTQGCRDGKASVMAMRRKAAAK
- a CDS encoding RnfABCDGE type electron transport complex subunit D encodes the protein MERLLVVSSSPHIHSPLDTQKVMGWVLAALAPAGLAGVYFFGVRAAAVMAVCVASCVIFEYLWEKCLKKPSTVNDLSAAVTGLLLAYNLPPTIPFWMAVLGSLFAMVVVKHLFGGLGCNIVNPALAARAMMLTSWPVPMTTWTIDGVSGPTPLALIKMGATDQLPPLQDLFIGHVGGCIGETSALALLIGFGILLYKDIIKWHIPVVYVATVAVLSVAFQRPVTPLYEILSGGLLLGAIFMATDYVTTPVTRRGQIIFAVGCGVLATLIRTWGGYPEGVSYSILIMNLVVPLIDRATKPHIFGEVKKHA
- a CDS encoding RnfABCDGE type electron transport complex subunit G, whose product is MPKIAKYGLILFVITAVTGLILGGVYTMTLEPIRQVQAQEKNEALASTLPGATEFKQLEIKDGYPMITEIYEGSANGEVKGYNFTVTPKGYAGLVTTVVGINNEGRVMDIKILSHSETPGLGAKAVEPAFAGQFKEKLAKRLTVTKTPPESDDQIQAISGATITSSAVVSGVNTALSYWRANFSGEGAQGEPEQADGVSGASASVNKGEE